One genomic window of Augochlora pura isolate Apur16 chromosome 5, APUR_v2.2.1, whole genome shotgun sequence includes the following:
- the Bdl gene encoding borderless isoform X3: MSSRIHQLLAILLCYQAFSSGLILEEEKEPNYLNAGVGEYAVFNCDLDFPHETPIPYILRWQRDNRTVYYWYHGHPMVGLGYEGRVHLVEDAVNRGYGLGSINLTNIRESDQGWYECKVIFPNRTPISRNNGTWFHLAIDGENILAVPPVNKTIMEGDTVSFECVAKGEKSIITWLREGTEISQIEDFARRAKVAENGTLTIRNAAMGDLGEYTCTVTGETGEQQSASAFLNVQFKAKVIYAPREVYLPYGKPALLDCHFRANPPMTNLRWEKDGFLFDPYNVQGVFYRRNGSLSFSKVDETHSGAYTCTPYNELGTEGASPTITVIVQRPPVFTVTPQHLYIRKLGETLEMPCDARDGDQAHRPQIVWYKDGSPVPPDRTILIGGNLTIDRIQVQDRGLYQCAASNEAATVVADTELMVLNVPPRAPYNLSANSSNNAVTLTWVPGYVRPKTEYSVWYRPTDTTEWRTMKLVSRKITEATVNNLNSGREYEFMVLSQDKHGDGMFSKTLRIFTQPRMFDMIDENSASEYRSPPDERMGPPVNVRVQATVEGYLVTWEPPAYGKEQVRLYAVRWFRGPSERLYGRAETTDTYYLVKALEEESYYTFEVAAMSVTDDVATSDRISLEVPAYRRNRAISMGIVAGIGFLAAALAAIWWARKRFCHPPNEK; this comes from the exons ATGTCCTCCAGGATCCATCAGCTGCTGGCGATACTCCTCTGCTATCAAG CTTTCAGCTCCGGCTTGATACTCGAGGAAGAGAAGGAGCCGAACTACCTGAACGCCGGCGTCGGTGAATACGCGGTGTTCAACTGCGACCTGGACTTCCCGCACGAGACGCCGATCCCCTATATTCTGCGGTGGCAGCGCGAT AATCGAACGGTGTATTACTGGTACCACGGACACCCGATGGTCGGTCTGGGCTACGAGGGTCGCGTGCACCTCGTCGAAGACGCGGTGAACCGCGGCTACGGTCTGGGCAGCATCAATCTGACGAACATCCGCGAGAGCGACCAAGGATGGTACGAGTGCAAGGTGATCTTCCCGAACAGGACGCCGATCTCGCGGAACAACGGGACTTGGTTCCACCTCGCCATCGATG GTGAAAACATCCTGGCGGTGCCGCCTGTTAACAAAACGATCATGGAGGGCGACACGGTCAGCTTCGAGTGCGTCGCCAAAGGCGAGAAATCGATCATCACGTGGTTACGCGAGGGCACGGAGATCTCGCAGATCGAG GATTTCGCGAGGAGGGCGAAGGTCGCCGAGAACGGGACGCTGACCATCAGGAACGCGGCCATGGGGGACCTAGGGGAGTACACCTGTACAGTGACAGGGGAGACTGGGGAGCAGCAAAGTGCCTCGGCCTTCCTCAATGTGCAGT TCAAGGCGAAGGTGATCTACGCTCCTCGAGAAGTCTACCTTCCCTATGGGAAGCCGGCGCTTCTAGACTGCCACTTCAGGGCGAACCCACCCATGACGAACCTCCGTTGGGAGAAGGACGGATTCCTGTTCGACCCGTACAACGTCCAGGGCGTGTTCTACAGACGGAACGGTTCCCTGTCTTTCAGTAAGGTGGACGAAACGCATTCCGGCGCATACACCTGCACGCCGTACAACGAGCTGGGCACCGAGGGTGCCAGCCCTACCATCACAGTG ATCGTTCAGAGGCCGCCGGTGTTCACGGTGACGCCGCAGCATCTCTACATCAGGAAATTAGGGGAGACCTTGGAGATGCCGTGCGACGCCAGGGACGGGGACCAGGCGCATCGACCTCAGATCGTTTGGTACAAG GATGGCTCACCGGTCCCGCCCGACAGGACCATTCTGATCGGTGGCAATTTAACGATCGACAGGATCCAAGTGCAGGACAGAGGACTGTACCAGTGTGCAGCCAGCAACGAAGCAGCGACGGTGGTAGCCGACACGGAGCTTATGGTGTTGAACGTTCCTCCGCGAGCACCGTACAATTTGAGCGccaacagcagcaacaacgCCGTCACATTGACTTGGGTGCCGGGATATGTCAGGCCCAAAACGGAGTACTCCGTCTG GTACAGACCCACTGACACCACGGAATGGAGGACGATGAAGCTCGTGTCGAGGAAGATCACCGAGGCGACCGTGAACAATCTGAACTCTGGAAGGGAGTACGAGTTCATGGTGCTCAGCCAGGACAAGCACGGCGACGGGATGTTTAGTAAAACCTTGCGGATCTTCACGCAACCGCGTATGTTCG ACATGATCGACGAGAACTCCGCGTCGGAGTACCGCAGTCCTCCAG ACGAGAGAATGGGACCGCCAGTGAACGTCAGAGTGCAGGCTACGGTGGAAGGATACCTGGTCACCTGGGAGCCTCCAGCATACGGCAAGGAGCAAGTTAGGCTCTACGCCGTTAGGTGGTTCCGTGGACCATCCGAACGGCTTTATGGGAGAGCGGAAACGACCGACACTTACTATTTAG TGAAAGCTCTGGAGGAGGAGAGCTACTACACGTTCGAGGTGGCAGCGATGTCGGTGACCGACGACGTGGCGACCAGCGACAGGATCAGCCTGGAGGTGCCGGCTTACCGTCGCAACCGTGCGATCTCCATGGGGATCGTGGCGGGTATCGGTTTCCTGGCGGCAGCGCTGGCCGCGATCTGGTGGGCGAGGAAACGATTCTGTCACCCGCCGAACGAGAAATAG
- the Bdl gene encoding borderless isoform X1, translating into MSSRIHQLLAILLCYQAFSSGLILEEEKEPNYLNAGVGEYAVFNCDLDFPHETPIPYILRWQRDNRTVYYWYHGHPMVGLGYEGRVHLVEDAVNRGYGLGSINLTNIRESDQGWYECKVIFPNRTPISRNNGTWFHLAIDGASPFGTSVPGENILAVPPVNKTIMEGDTVSFECVAKGEKSIITWLREGTEISQIEDFARRAKVAENGTLTIRNAAMGDLGEYTCTVTGETGEQQSASAFLNVQFKAKVIYAPREVYLPYGKPALLDCHFRANPPMTNLRWEKDGFLFDPYNVQGVFYRRNGSLSFSKVDETHSGAYTCTPYNELGTEGASPTITVIVQRPPVFTVTPQHLYIRKLGETLEMPCDARDGDQAHRPQIVWYKDGSPVPPDRTILIGGNLTIDRIQVQDRGLYQCAASNEAATVVADTELMVLNVPPRAPYNLSANSSNNAVTLTWVPGYVRPKTEYSVWYRPTDTTEWRTMKLVSRKITEATVNNLNSGREYEFMVLSQDKHGDGMFSKTLRIFTQPRMFDMIDENSASEYRSPPDERMGPPVNVRVQATVEGYLVTWEPPAYGKEQVRLYAVRWFRGPSERLYGRAETTDTYYLVKALEEESYYTFEVAAMSVTDDVATSDRISLEVPAYRRNRAISMGIVAGIGFLAAALAAIWWARKRFCHPPNEK; encoded by the exons ATGTCCTCCAGGATCCATCAGCTGCTGGCGATACTCCTCTGCTATCAAG CTTTCAGCTCCGGCTTGATACTCGAGGAAGAGAAGGAGCCGAACTACCTGAACGCCGGCGTCGGTGAATACGCGGTGTTCAACTGCGACCTGGACTTCCCGCACGAGACGCCGATCCCCTATATTCTGCGGTGGCAGCGCGAT AATCGAACGGTGTATTACTGGTACCACGGACACCCGATGGTCGGTCTGGGCTACGAGGGTCGCGTGCACCTCGTCGAAGACGCGGTGAACCGCGGCTACGGTCTGGGCAGCATCAATCTGACGAACATCCGCGAGAGCGACCAAGGATGGTACGAGTGCAAGGTGATCTTCCCGAACAGGACGCCGATCTCGCGGAACAACGGGACTTGGTTCCACCTCGCCATCGATG GTGCGTCGCCGTTTGGGACGTCTGTTCCAGGTGAAAACATCCTGGCGGTGCCGCCTGTTAACAAAACGATCATGGAGGGCGACACGGTCAGCTTCGAGTGCGTCGCCAAAGGCGAGAAATCGATCATCACGTGGTTACGCGAGGGCACGGAGATCTCGCAGATCGAG GATTTCGCGAGGAGGGCGAAGGTCGCCGAGAACGGGACGCTGACCATCAGGAACGCGGCCATGGGGGACCTAGGGGAGTACACCTGTACAGTGACAGGGGAGACTGGGGAGCAGCAAAGTGCCTCGGCCTTCCTCAATGTGCAGT TCAAGGCGAAGGTGATCTACGCTCCTCGAGAAGTCTACCTTCCCTATGGGAAGCCGGCGCTTCTAGACTGCCACTTCAGGGCGAACCCACCCATGACGAACCTCCGTTGGGAGAAGGACGGATTCCTGTTCGACCCGTACAACGTCCAGGGCGTGTTCTACAGACGGAACGGTTCCCTGTCTTTCAGTAAGGTGGACGAAACGCATTCCGGCGCATACACCTGCACGCCGTACAACGAGCTGGGCACCGAGGGTGCCAGCCCTACCATCACAGTG ATCGTTCAGAGGCCGCCGGTGTTCACGGTGACGCCGCAGCATCTCTACATCAGGAAATTAGGGGAGACCTTGGAGATGCCGTGCGACGCCAGGGACGGGGACCAGGCGCATCGACCTCAGATCGTTTGGTACAAG GATGGCTCACCGGTCCCGCCCGACAGGACCATTCTGATCGGTGGCAATTTAACGATCGACAGGATCCAAGTGCAGGACAGAGGACTGTACCAGTGTGCAGCCAGCAACGAAGCAGCGACGGTGGTAGCCGACACGGAGCTTATGGTGTTGAACGTTCCTCCGCGAGCACCGTACAATTTGAGCGccaacagcagcaacaacgCCGTCACATTGACTTGGGTGCCGGGATATGTCAGGCCCAAAACGGAGTACTCCGTCTG GTACAGACCCACTGACACCACGGAATGGAGGACGATGAAGCTCGTGTCGAGGAAGATCACCGAGGCGACCGTGAACAATCTGAACTCTGGAAGGGAGTACGAGTTCATGGTGCTCAGCCAGGACAAGCACGGCGACGGGATGTTTAGTAAAACCTTGCGGATCTTCACGCAACCGCGTATGTTCG ACATGATCGACGAGAACTCCGCGTCGGAGTACCGCAGTCCTCCAG ACGAGAGAATGGGACCGCCAGTGAACGTCAGAGTGCAGGCTACGGTGGAAGGATACCTGGTCACCTGGGAGCCTCCAGCATACGGCAAGGAGCAAGTTAGGCTCTACGCCGTTAGGTGGTTCCGTGGACCATCCGAACGGCTTTATGGGAGAGCGGAAACGACCGACACTTACTATTTAG TGAAAGCTCTGGAGGAGGAGAGCTACTACACGTTCGAGGTGGCAGCGATGTCGGTGACCGACGACGTGGCGACCAGCGACAGGATCAGCCTGGAGGTGCCGGCTTACCGTCGCAACCGTGCGATCTCCATGGGGATCGTGGCGGGTATCGGTTTCCTGGCGGCAGCGCTGGCCGCGATCTGGTGGGCGAGGAAACGATTCTGTCACCCGCCGAACGAGAAATAG
- the Bdl gene encoding borderless isoform X2 produces the protein MSSRIHQLLAILLCYQAFSSGLILEEEKEPNYLNAGVGEYAVFNCDLDFPHETPIPYILRWQRDNRTVYYWYHGHPMVGLGYEGRVHLVEDAVNRGYGLGSINLTNIRESDQGWYECKVIFPNRTPISRNNGTWFHLAIDGASPFGTSVPGENILAVPPVNKTIMEGDTVSFECVAKGEKSIITWLREGTEISQIEDFARRAKVAENGTLTIRNAAMGDLGEYTCTVTGETGEQQSASAFLNVQFKAKVIYAPREVYLPYGKPALLDCHFRANPPMTNLRWEKDGFLFDPYNVQGVFYRRNGSLSFSKVDETHSGAYTCTPYNELGTEGASPTITVIVQRPPVFTVTPQHLYIRKLGETLEMPCDARDGDQAHRPQIVWYKDGSPVPPDRTILIGGNLTIDRIQVQDRGLYQCAASNEAATVVADTELMVLNVPPRAPYNLSANSSNNAVTLTWVPGYVRPKTEYSVWYRPTDTTEWRTMKLVSRKITEATVNNLNSGREYEFMVLSQDKHGDGMFSKTLRIFTQPHMIDENSASEYRSPPDERMGPPVNVRVQATVEGYLVTWEPPAYGKEQVRLYAVRWFRGPSERLYGRAETTDTYYLVKALEEESYYTFEVAAMSVTDDVATSDRISLEVPAYRRNRAISMGIVAGIGFLAAALAAIWWARKRFCHPPNEK, from the exons ATGTCCTCCAGGATCCATCAGCTGCTGGCGATACTCCTCTGCTATCAAG CTTTCAGCTCCGGCTTGATACTCGAGGAAGAGAAGGAGCCGAACTACCTGAACGCCGGCGTCGGTGAATACGCGGTGTTCAACTGCGACCTGGACTTCCCGCACGAGACGCCGATCCCCTATATTCTGCGGTGGCAGCGCGAT AATCGAACGGTGTATTACTGGTACCACGGACACCCGATGGTCGGTCTGGGCTACGAGGGTCGCGTGCACCTCGTCGAAGACGCGGTGAACCGCGGCTACGGTCTGGGCAGCATCAATCTGACGAACATCCGCGAGAGCGACCAAGGATGGTACGAGTGCAAGGTGATCTTCCCGAACAGGACGCCGATCTCGCGGAACAACGGGACTTGGTTCCACCTCGCCATCGATG GTGCGTCGCCGTTTGGGACGTCTGTTCCAGGTGAAAACATCCTGGCGGTGCCGCCTGTTAACAAAACGATCATGGAGGGCGACACGGTCAGCTTCGAGTGCGTCGCCAAAGGCGAGAAATCGATCATCACGTGGTTACGCGAGGGCACGGAGATCTCGCAGATCGAG GATTTCGCGAGGAGGGCGAAGGTCGCCGAGAACGGGACGCTGACCATCAGGAACGCGGCCATGGGGGACCTAGGGGAGTACACCTGTACAGTGACAGGGGAGACTGGGGAGCAGCAAAGTGCCTCGGCCTTCCTCAATGTGCAGT TCAAGGCGAAGGTGATCTACGCTCCTCGAGAAGTCTACCTTCCCTATGGGAAGCCGGCGCTTCTAGACTGCCACTTCAGGGCGAACCCACCCATGACGAACCTCCGTTGGGAGAAGGACGGATTCCTGTTCGACCCGTACAACGTCCAGGGCGTGTTCTACAGACGGAACGGTTCCCTGTCTTTCAGTAAGGTGGACGAAACGCATTCCGGCGCATACACCTGCACGCCGTACAACGAGCTGGGCACCGAGGGTGCCAGCCCTACCATCACAGTG ATCGTTCAGAGGCCGCCGGTGTTCACGGTGACGCCGCAGCATCTCTACATCAGGAAATTAGGGGAGACCTTGGAGATGCCGTGCGACGCCAGGGACGGGGACCAGGCGCATCGACCTCAGATCGTTTGGTACAAG GATGGCTCACCGGTCCCGCCCGACAGGACCATTCTGATCGGTGGCAATTTAACGATCGACAGGATCCAAGTGCAGGACAGAGGACTGTACCAGTGTGCAGCCAGCAACGAAGCAGCGACGGTGGTAGCCGACACGGAGCTTATGGTGTTGAACGTTCCTCCGCGAGCACCGTACAATTTGAGCGccaacagcagcaacaacgCCGTCACATTGACTTGGGTGCCGGGATATGTCAGGCCCAAAACGGAGTACTCCGTCTG GTACAGACCCACTGACACCACGGAATGGAGGACGATGAAGCTCGTGTCGAGGAAGATCACCGAGGCGACCGTGAACAATCTGAACTCTGGAAGGGAGTACGAGTTCATGGTGCTCAGCCAGGACAAGCACGGCGACGGGATGTTTAGTAAAACCTTGCGGATCTTCACGCAACCGC ACATGATCGACGAGAACTCCGCGTCGGAGTACCGCAGTCCTCCAG ACGAGAGAATGGGACCGCCAGTGAACGTCAGAGTGCAGGCTACGGTGGAAGGATACCTGGTCACCTGGGAGCCTCCAGCATACGGCAAGGAGCAAGTTAGGCTCTACGCCGTTAGGTGGTTCCGTGGACCATCCGAACGGCTTTATGGGAGAGCGGAAACGACCGACACTTACTATTTAG TGAAAGCTCTGGAGGAGGAGAGCTACTACACGTTCGAGGTGGCAGCGATGTCGGTGACCGACGACGTGGCGACCAGCGACAGGATCAGCCTGGAGGTGCCGGCTTACCGTCGCAACCGTGCGATCTCCATGGGGATCGTGGCGGGTATCGGTTTCCTGGCGGCAGCGCTGGCCGCGATCTGGTGGGCGAGGAAACGATTCTGTCACCCGCCGAACGAGAAATAG